One region of Hymenobacter sediminicola genomic DNA includes:
- a CDS encoding aldo/keto reductase has product MSNLKRVPLGSQGLEVPVEGLGCMGMTSGVGGMSVYGEADEQESLATLHRALELGVNLLDTADLYGPLLNEQLVGRAIAGRRPEVILATKFGFEVDDSGTFTGQLNGHPAYARKCLERSLRNLRTDYVDLYYLHRQDPQVPIEDSIGEMSRFVEEGKVRYLGVSETPVEALRRAHAVHPITALQTEYSLFDRGVEETGVLQAARELGIGFVAYSPLGRGFLSGDIKSPDDFEANDSRRIFPRFQGENFYKNLELVQKLETLAAAKGVTSAQLALACVLAQGVVAIPGTKRRKYLEQNVAAAHLTLSPQELAELEAIIPVGGAVGAAYPEGF; this is encoded by the coding sequence ATGAGCAACCTCAAACGAGTACCCTTGGGCAGCCAGGGTTTGGAAGTGCCGGTAGAAGGCCTGGGGTGCATGGGCATGACCAGCGGTGTAGGCGGCATGAGCGTGTACGGCGAGGCCGACGAGCAGGAAAGCCTGGCTACCCTGCACCGCGCCCTGGAGCTGGGCGTAAACCTGCTGGACACCGCCGACCTCTACGGCCCGCTGCTGAACGAGCAGCTAGTGGGCCGCGCCATTGCCGGCCGCCGGCCGGAAGTCATTCTGGCCACCAAGTTCGGCTTCGAAGTGGATGACAGCGGCACCTTCACCGGCCAGCTCAACGGTCACCCCGCCTACGCCCGCAAGTGCCTGGAACGCTCCCTGCGCAACCTCCGCACCGACTACGTGGACCTCTACTATCTGCACCGCCAGGACCCGCAGGTGCCCATCGAGGACAGCATCGGGGAAATGAGCCGCTTCGTGGAGGAAGGCAAGGTGCGCTACCTGGGCGTGTCGGAAACGCCGGTGGAGGCATTGCGCCGGGCCCATGCCGTGCACCCCATTACGGCCCTGCAAACCGAATATTCGCTGTTCGATAGGGGCGTGGAGGAAACCGGGGTGTTACAGGCGGCCAGGGAGCTGGGCATCGGCTTCGTGGCCTACTCGCCGCTGGGCCGGGGCTTTCTGTCAGGCGACATCAAGAGCCCCGACGATTTCGAGGCCAACGACTCGCGTCGGATTTTCCCGCGCTTTCAGGGCGAGAATTTTTACAAGAACCTGGAGCTAGTGCAGAAGCTCGAAACCCTTGCTGCGGCCAAAGGCGTCACGTCGGCGCAGCTGGCGCTGGCCTGTGTGCTGGCCCAGGGCGTAGTGGCTATTCCGGGCACCAAGCGCCGCAAGTATCTGGAGCAGAACGTAGCCGCCGCCCACCTCACCCTCAGCCCCCAGGAGCTGGCCGAGCTGGAAGCCATTATACCGGTCGGCGGTGCCGTAGGGGCAGCGTATCCGGAAGGTTTCTAG
- a CDS encoding FKBP-type peptidyl-prolyl cis-trans isomerase, producing MAQISENKVVTITYDLSVTDENQEKVLVESAEEDAPMVFLFGQSGLPEEFERQLSGKSTGDSFTFSLTPEQAYGEYDEQAVVEIPKNVFEIDGQIDGEMLQVGNFLPMADNQGHHMQGKVLEIGDSAVKMDFNHPLAGMVMHFDGKVAEVREATQEEMDHGHVHGEGGHHH from the coding sequence ATGGCTCAAATCAGCGAAAACAAAGTCGTTACCATCACCTACGACCTGAGCGTAACCGACGAAAACCAAGAGAAAGTCCTCGTAGAATCGGCCGAGGAAGATGCGCCGATGGTGTTCCTGTTTGGCCAGAGTGGCTTGCCCGAAGAGTTCGAGCGCCAGCTCAGCGGCAAAAGCACTGGCGACTCGTTCACTTTCTCGCTCACTCCCGAGCAGGCTTATGGCGAGTACGACGAGCAGGCCGTGGTAGAAATTCCGAAGAACGTATTTGAAATTGATGGCCAGATCGACGGCGAAATGCTGCAGGTCGGCAACTTCTTGCCCATGGCCGACAACCAGGGGCACCACATGCAGGGTAAGGTGCTGGAAATCGGCGACTCGGCCGTGAAAATGGACTTCAACCACCCCCTGGCTGGCATGGTGATGCACTTCGACGGCAAAGTAGCCGAAGTACGCGAAGCCACCCAGGAAGAAATGGACCATGGCCACGTACACGGTGAAGGCGGGCATCACCACTAG
- a CDS encoding helix-turn-helix domain-containing protein produces the protein MKPAAQPFRLLASVSDFAQHFGFPPPVHPLLSVIDLSQHRNPPVTGPALRQLYIITLKKGLKGRLQYGHRTYDFSEGVLAFYAPGQVCASDPSVDLSELEGWMLVFHPDLLLKHPLGRKILGYTFFSYQVSEALHLSAREEQLLEGLVHTIRAEHEQPIDTFSQDVLVAQLDVLLSYANRFYHRQFLTRRTAEHDLLTRFEQELHDYFAQSAERPLPTVQHFADALHVSPAYLGDMLRTLTGQSTQQHIHQTLIEKAKQLLLSTSLSVNETAYQLGFEYPQYFTRLFKSKTGFTPAAFRLSVQ, from the coding sequence ATGAAACCAGCCGCTCAGCCCTTCCGCCTGCTTGCTTCGGTGAGCGACTTTGCCCAGCATTTTGGGTTTCCGCCGCCGGTGCATCCGTTGCTGTCGGTGATTGATTTGTCGCAGCACCGCAACCCGCCCGTCACGGGGCCGGCATTGCGGCAGCTTTACATCATTACTCTGAAAAAGGGGCTGAAGGGCCGGCTGCAGTACGGGCACCGCACCTACGATTTCAGTGAGGGCGTGCTGGCATTCTACGCCCCCGGCCAGGTGTGCGCCAGCGACCCGTCGGTGGATTTGTCGGAGCTGGAGGGCTGGATGCTGGTGTTTCACCCCGATCTGCTGCTCAAGCACCCGCTGGGCCGGAAGATCTTGGGCTACACCTTCTTCTCCTACCAGGTAAGCGAGGCCCTGCACCTCTCGGCCCGGGAGGAGCAGCTGCTGGAAGGCCTCGTGCACACCATCCGTGCGGAGCACGAGCAGCCGATTGATACCTTCAGCCAAGACGTGCTGGTAGCCCAGCTCGACGTGCTGCTGAGCTACGCCAACCGCTTCTACCACCGGCAGTTCCTCACGCGCCGCACCGCTGAACACGACCTGCTAACCCGCTTCGAGCAGGAGCTGCACGACTATTTCGCTCAAAGCGCCGAGCGGCCCCTGCCCACCGTGCAGCATTTCGCCGACGCTCTGCACGTGTCGCCGGCCTACCTCGGCGACATGCTGCGCACCCTCACTGGCCAGAGTACCCAGCAGCACATCCACCAAACGCTCATCGAGAAAGCCAAACAACTGCTGCTCAGTACGTCGCTATCGGTGAACGAAACGGCCTACCAACTAGGCTTCGAGTATCCGCAGTATTTCACCCGCCTGTTCAAAAGCAAAACCGGCTTCACACCCGCTGCCTTCCGGCTGTCGGTGCAGTAG